aatccTACCTTAGGCCCCATTAGAGATAGGACTGGTAGACGATGCAGCGACAGAAGCCCTATTCGAATCAACAACATAACCAATCAACTTATATGTCATGATGTTTAAACTTGTTTGAGagtaaagtttaatttacaGAGCTGACAAATTGTAGATGGTGTCTCGGATTCATTTTCGTATTTATGGACTACCCAGTTCAGTGTATTAAGAGGAATTAGTTCTATTCATTCCTTCAGTCATCAAAGTATCGACACTCTACCTTGAGACCTCCATCTCTTACCTGTTTCAACAGAGTTATACCTGAATATTTATCTTACACACAATCGTCCTCTGACACTCCATACTCAACATGTCTCCCCTCATCGCAGACAAGCCCCTTCTCGGCCCcctcctcggcctcaacACCTGGACCTTTGCCATAGAAGCACTACTATACATCCGCAGAACCCCAGCACTTTCCAAGTACAACGTCAGCTTCGACCCAGCTATtgttaaaaaggaaaaggccgAAAAGCTGCCTGCTTATGTACAGTGGCCAGCCGACAACTTTAACAACTTGCTTGAGCAACCTACCCAGTTTTACGCAGTGTTACTCGGCTTGACTTTCTTGGGCGTCAAGGACAAGATCACTGTGCATATGGCATGGGGTTACGTTGGTCTGAGATTCATCCACAGCATGATTCATGTCACTACCAACAACGTGCTCTTGCGCTTCCCAGCTTTTGCCGCCAGCTCAGTTGTCCTTTTGGGATTGACAGCTAAGGCGGCTTGGGAGCTTCTCTTGTGATCTTATTATTGGGGAACTATGTTGAACTAGTGGTCATGTCTTGAGGCATTGGGAGAATGCTGCGATGACTAGATGCACATGTTGGGGCGGTTGTTAGGGTTAAGAAAGCTGAAAGTAGTTGTCAACAGATGAATATCGACGAACCTTAACCTCCATACGGTACGTATCAGTCCGATATTGGTGTAAACAAACCCTCAGCTCTGTTCGACATTATAAGATTGAATCTTACGGACTCATACATAACAAATGATGTGCCTCATGCCTCAGCTTCCTTTGCaaatttaatatcttttccGCGATGACGTTTCCCTCACTTGCCTTCTATTCCAACCTGTCAACTTTTGGCTGTCTTTAACGTGCTCTTAGGATACTGCCTCTGTAAGAAGCTCTACCATGGCTTGACGTGTACTCGGGAAGTCGTCGATCAATGATGAATTGACTGCTATCTTGATAGCCGTATTTCCTCTCACATCTTTAGAAAGTGGATCAGCACCATGGTCAAGTATAGCCTTGGCCATACTTATGCTACCGTGGGCAGCTGCGAAATGTAGCGGAGTGTAACCAAACCGCACTGTCGCTCCGGAGATATCAGGGTCCCGGATACTGGCGTGAACATCGTGACCCCAGTAATAATACTTAGGTTCTATATTACCCAGTTCATTCCAAAAGATAAATGTTGCTCGTGCGTGTATATCAACACCACGATTGATCATTTCATCCACGAACTGGGCAAGTTTggtattttctttctttctgcCAGCAAAGAGGGAAAGGCAGTGCAGTGGCGTCCATCCCTCAGCTGTAACAGCACAAGGGTCAGCGCCATGAAAGAGAAGTATCTTTGCTATTTTCAAAGCTTCGGATATTGACTTTGCGAATCCATTTAACTGCGAGCCCCGACTCGCTGGAGTCAAGGCGCAATGCAGGGgtgtccatccatttgtgTTGATGCAATTGACATCAAGCCCTTGACTGAGAAGAAACTCCACAATATCACACTTGGCCCCTGCAGCTGCATAATGCAGTAACGTTTCGTCATAGTTATTTTTGGATCTCAAAGCTTCACTTCTCTGCTCTGTTGGAAGAGAGGATAAGTATAAGTGCAGCGTGTTGAGGTTGGAGCCAAATGCGGCGGCATGAAGGGGACTAGCTCCAGATTCATTGTCCCTGCACAAAACGGAGGGATATTGACCAAGGAGTATACGGATAGCTGTCTCATTTAAACGCACCACCGGTCCGCTTTGGTGTAATGCGGCTGGTGAACCAAGGAAGTGCAATGCCGTCTTCCCTCTGTGGTCAGTACCGTTTGGGTTGGCTCCCTTGTCGAGCAACACTTTCAAAGC
This Fusarium poae strain DAOMC 252244 chromosome 3, whole genome shotgun sequence DNA region includes the following protein-coding sequences:
- a CDS encoding hypothetical protein (TransMembrane:2 (o12-30i118-141o)), with the translated sequence MSPLIADKPLLGPLLGLNTWTFAIEALLYIRRTPALSKYNVSFDPAIVKKEKAEKLPAYVQWPADNFNNLLEQPTQFYAVLLGLTFLGVKDKITVHMAWGYVGLRFIHSMIHVTTNNVLLRFPAFAASSVVLLGLTAKAAWELLL